The sequence below is a genomic window from Geoalkalibacter sp..
GTCGACGTCGACGGCAGAAAAATCAAGGTGCGGGTCGATCCGGAATCAAACACCCGCGTTCGTTGACAGGACAGAGCTAGCAGGCAGGGGAGGGACGGGGAATATTTCTCTTTGCCACTTAGTCGTGCCCTTAACCTGCTGTTTGGGGGCGTGAGGGGGGATTCATGAGCAAAACACATACGCCATCGGGCATGCCCATCGGCCTGACGCTTGAGGCGGGCACCTATTTTCGCTGCACCTGCGGCAAATCGCAAAATCTTCCTTTCTGTGACGAATCCCATGGCGGCTCGGGTCGCTCGCCCATCGCCTTCACCCTCAAAAAACGCCAGAAAGTCTATCTCTGCGGTTGCGGTCTGAGCGGTGATCAACCCTTTTGCGACGGCAGTTGCGGGGTGTCTCCGGCCGGGCGGGAATAAGGCCCGGGATATGGATGCAGGCCGGGTTCCCGACTTGAAAACCTCGGACAACGAGGAGCGGCTGCTGCTCTTTATCGAGCAGGCGCCCGTCGCCATCGCCATGTTCGATCGGGATATGCGCTATCTCAGCGCCAGCCGCCGTTGGCGAAACGACTACGGCCTGGGTGAGCGCGATCTGTACGGCCGCTCTCACTACGAAATTTTTCCCGAGATCAGCGACGCCTGGAAAGCGGTCCATCGCCGGGGGCTGGCCGGGGAGGTGGTGGCCGCCGAGGAGGAATCCTTCGTGCGCGCCGACGGGTCCATCCAGTGGTTGCGTTGGCAGGTCCAGCCTTGGTTTGAGACTTGCGGCGCCATCGGCGGGATCATCATCTTCAGCGAGGACATCAGCAAGCGCAAGCAGGCCGAGCAGGCCAAACGCGAAAGCGAGGAAGAGTTTCGCGTTCTCAGCGAAGCCATGCCGCAACTGGTCTGGGCCTCGGATGTTCACGGTCGCGCCGATTATTTCAATTCCCGCTGGTTCGAATACACCGGCCAGAGCTTCGAGGACGCGAAAAACCTCGGCTGGCTGAGCGCGCTGCATCCCGAGGATGTGGTCCGCACTCAGGAGGCCTGGACGGAGGCTGTCAGCAAAGGCGGTGTTTACGAGGTGCAGTACCGGCTCAAGGGAAAAGACGGAGCTTACCGCTGGTTTCTGTCGCGTGGCGTACCCAGGCGGGGAGACTCCGCCAAAATCGAGCGCTGGATCGGCACCTGCACGGACATCAGCGCCCAGAAGGATCTCGAAGAGGTGTTGCAAGCGGCGCGCGAGGCCGCCGAAGACGCAAGTCGCGCCAAAAGCGAGTTTCTGGTCACCATGAGCCATGAGATCCGCACGCCCATGACCATCTTCATGGGGGCCATCCAGCATCTGTTGGAGATCGACCAGAATCCTGAACATCGCCAATTGCTGGACATGGCCGATGCCGCGGCGCAGCGCCTGCTGACCCTGATCGACGATATCCTTGATTTTTCCCGCATCGAAGCGCGCAAAATCAATATCGACGCGGTGGCCTTCGATCTTCGCGCCTGCGTGAACGAAGTCGTGCGGATTTTTTCCCTGGCCGCCCAGGAAAAGAACCTTGTATTGGACACGGAGGTGGCTTCGGAGGTTCCCGAACGGGTGATCGGCGATCCCAAGCGATTGGGACAGATTCTGGTCAACCTGGTGGGGAATGCCGTCAAGTTCACTCACGCCGGAGAGATTCACGTGGGCGTGCGAACCGCCGGGGAGGCTCTCGAGTTCCGCGTCACGGACACCGGCATCGGTATCCCTTTGGAGAAACATCCGCGGCTTTTCGAAAGGTTCAGCCAGGTGGACAGTTCCCTGACCCGCCGCTATGGCGGCTCGGGGCTGGGCTTGGCCATTTCCAAGGGACTGGTGGAACTGATGGGCGGAAACATTTCCGTGCAAAGCGAAGCCGGCAAGGGAAGCTGCTTTCGATTTACCCTGCCTCTAAGGCTTCCGGTCTGATTCTCGCGACCTGACCTACAAAAAGGGCACGCGCGCCTCGCGCTGCAGGCGGCGCTGGTTTTCGTGCTCGCGCTCCTTGATCTCCAGATACTCCTCGCGTTCCAGTTCAAAGAGTTGCTCGCGAAAGCGATCCGTCAGGTCGTACCAGTGGCGAAGGCGCAGGGTCACACGCTCCTGCGCGGGGGCCGCCAAGGCATGCATGAAGGAGTGGATGGCGAAATAGTAGCGCACCGCGTTGCGCTCCACCGCGCCGCGCGCTCCGCCGATGCGCACCGGGTTGCCGTGCGCGTCCTCGCCGATGACGGTAAAACCGATTTTCCCCGCCCCGAGGGTGGAGAAATAAGCGCGTTCGGCCAACCTCAGCCGCAGGCTGTTTTCGTAAGAATAGCCGACCCGCATGAAGGAGCGCTCCGGCCCGAGGGGCAGGGCCTCCACCCTGATGCGATGATTTCTCGTGCCGAAGGGCCCAATCTCGGCAAGCAGCAGGAGATCGAGGTAGGCGCTGTCGCGGGCGAGGATCCGATACTCATAGATGACCTGGTTTGCTTCATGGGGCGCCTGATAGTACTTGCGTCCCAGATAAAAGGCCAGTCGCCAGTCTTGGGGCGTTTCCGTGAAAGTACATGCCTTGACGTTGGGGTGAAGAAAAACGATCTCGCACCAGTTGCCCGGCTCCTGCAAGGCATCGGCCAGAGCGGCGAAGGGATAGTCCAGAATGCCGTGGACATCCACCTGCACCAGGCTGCCCTGAGCGTCGGAGTCGAGAAACAGGGGCAATCCGAAGCTGGTGTCCTCCAGGCGGGCTCGGCTTTGGTCATAGATTTCGCGCAGGGCTTGCGCCCCCGGGGGTGAACTTCGTTCGGCGTCGGCCGTTGCGAGGGTTGGTGAAAAGACCGGCGCACCGAGGAACAGGATGAGGAAGAGGAGAATCAAACGGTTGAAGGAGCCTTTCATCGGGGAGCCCTCCGGCGCCAAAATCCTCAATGTCTCCTTCCTATTCTAGCGCTTGCGCCACCGCTTCGTCCGGGCGGGGGCCCACCGTGATAAAATACGGCTAGGCAAAAGACGATGGTTCGCGAAATCCTGCGGCAGCATCGGCCGCGGAATTTCGCCGAAAGGGGTGCAGCCATGACGCAACTCTATGAATGCAGCCGCTGCGGGGTGGTGTCTCACGCGGGCGAACAGTTGTGCGGCCCCGAGGAGCGCCGGGATATCCATGCATACTGCGGTG
It includes:
- a CDS encoding CDGSH iron-sulfur domain-containing protein; the encoded protein is MSKTHTPSGMPIGLTLEAGTYFRCTCGKSQNLPFCDESHGGSGRSPIAFTLKKRQKVYLCGCGLSGDQPFCDGSCGVSPAGRE
- a CDS encoding PAS domain-containing sensor histidine kinase, producing MKTSDNEERLLLFIEQAPVAIAMFDRDMRYLSASRRWRNDYGLGERDLYGRSHYEIFPEISDAWKAVHRRGLAGEVVAAEEESFVRADGSIQWLRWQVQPWFETCGAIGGIIIFSEDISKRKQAEQAKRESEEEFRVLSEAMPQLVWASDVHGRADYFNSRWFEYTGQSFEDAKNLGWLSALHPEDVVRTQEAWTEAVSKGGVYEVQYRLKGKDGAYRWFLSRGVPRRGDSAKIERWIGTCTDISAQKDLEEVLQAAREAAEDASRAKSEFLVTMSHEIRTPMTIFMGAIQHLLEIDQNPEHRQLLDMADAAAQRLLTLIDDILDFSRIEARKINIDAVAFDLRACVNEVVRIFSLAAQEKNLVLDTEVASEVPERVIGDPKRLGQILVNLVGNAVKFTHAGEIHVGVRTAGEALEFRVTDTGIGIPLEKHPRLFERFSQVDSSLTRRYGGSGLGLAISKGLVELMGGNISVQSEAGKGSCFRFTLPLRLPV